Genomic segment of Syntrophomonadaceae bacterium:
GCTGGCGAAGGAATTGTAATTGCCGTTGTCACTATTGATAAGGAAACTGGGATGATTCTAGCCGGCCCCGATCTAATCAGCAGGGGATTTGTTTTTGTGAGGGAAGCTGGAGAACTTCTGGCCGAAGCAAGAGAAAAAACCCTGCAGGCGCTGGCAAAATGCCAGGCTCAGCAGGTTACGGAATGGGCCATAATTAAAAGCGCAATCCGGGAAGTTTTAGCAGAATTCATTTATGAGAAAACCAAACGCCGCCCGATGATTTTACCTATAATAATGGAACTATAACAATAATTTATCTATCGCCTGGCGCAATACCTCTTCTTCAACAAAACCCGCATGAGCCCTCGGCTTACCATCTTTATCGATCAAAAAAAGGGTGGGGACGTACCGGATCTGGTACTGCCGTACTAATTCTGTTTCCCGCTTGTCGGCTACATTTACCTTAATGAAGGCTACCCGCCCCTGGTAGTCAGGCATTACTCGCTGCAGGATTTTATCGAATTCCACACAGGCAGGACAACCAGCCGAACTGAAAATCAATATCACGGGCAGGCCGGCCGCTGTTGCCTCGGCTAAACGGACACTGCCCGGCTGGGGCCGATTCTCCCCTTGATATGGATTTGGCATAAATTTCAAGGCCAAGATCGCCGCAACCGCAATCAGGACAACAGTTAGTATAACTATCCTGGCGGTTTTTCCGTTTCTGGCTGCTTCTTTAAACTCTGTCATACTGTTCCCCCTGCTTTACTGCATTTTAATTATAGTTCTTCCTTTATTGCATTTCTGTCAGAGACTTTTTCGGCTCCCTCTTACGCAATCCAAAGAAAGAAAAGCCCGAAGCCTATTAGAATGAACCCGGCTATTTTTTCTACTACCGCCGTGTATCTGTTCATGGCAGAAATGCCCTTGGCAAAAGCGGCAAAAGTTCCTGCCAGGACCAAGGGAACTCCCCTGCCCAAGGCATAGATAAATAAGAGCAGGGCGCCATAAAGTATATTGCCTTGCAGCATTACCAGGCTAAGCACCGCCAGCAAAACGGGCGTACCACACTGGGAACTAGCCAAGCCTAAAACGGTCCCTAAAATAAAGGCCCCCAAAACCCCTCCCCGCCGGACCTTGCCTGCCAAACCATGGCCAAAAACAGGCAGGCGCAGGTTGACCACCCCAATCATGTGCAACCCAACCAGGATACTGACACCTGCCGCCAGATAAACCAGAAGGCTCCTGGAATGGCCAAATATCCCTCCTGCTAAAGCTGCCACAAGGCCCAGCAATGCAAAGGTAAGTGCTGTCCCGAGGGTGAAACTGACAGCAAGGCTGAATCCTTTCAGGCCGGAAATATCCTTGCTGCCACCGATATAAGCAACCAGCAATGGCAGAATAGCAATATTGCAGGGCCCAATACTTGTTACAACTCCGGCCATAAATACCAGCAAGAAGACGACAGGAGACTGCAGCTGCAACAATGCGACTATTCGTTCGGAGATAAATTGTTCCATAAATTCACTCCCGGCGGGTGCTGCTCGGCTATTCTAGCTTACCTCTCTTTCGGGAACAAATCAAGTGAGATGATTTCAAGAATTCCAGTTTAATACAGCAAAAATATGGGCTACGACATGGACGAGGCGGCTCAAGATTTGCGGGAAGTATTGATAAACACAATCAAAAGGCTCAAGTTGCACCCGCCAAAGGTCTGGCACAGTTTGCAGCAAGGGTCATCTCTTCACCAAGCCGGGGTTCGGGGTTACTGGCTGAATCAGGCCTAGATGCACTAGAGGATCTGGTGTCGCATCCAACAGTATGAAGAACACTTTATCTATCCCTTCTATCTGGCAAAGGGAATTGACAATTGAGTAGATATTAAGCATTCCAATGTTAACCCCGCCCCG
This window contains:
- a CDS encoding cytochrome c biogenesis protein CcdA, with protein sequence MEQFISERIVALLQLQSPVVFLLVFMAGVVTSIGPCNIAILPLLVAYIGGSKDISGLKGFSLAVSFTLGTALTFALLGLVAALAGGIFGHSRSLLVYLAAGVSILVGLHMIGVVNLRLPVFGHGLAGKVRRGGVLGAFILGTVLGLASSQCGTPVLLAVLSLVMLQGNILYGALLLFIYALGRGVPLVLAGTFAAFAKGISAMNRYTAVVEKIAGFILIGFGLFFLWIA
- a CDS encoding GerMN domain-containing protein, yielding MHLSNEFKTNFRGGVNIGMLNIYSIVNSLCQIEGIDKVFFILLDATPDPLVHLGLIQPVTPNPGLVKR
- a CDS encoding thioredoxin family protein, whose amino-acid sequence is MTEFKEAARNGKTARIVILTVVLIAVAAILALKFMPNPYQGENRPQPGSVRLAEATAAGLPVILIFSSAGCPACVEFDKILQRVMPDYQGRVAFIKVNVADKRETELVRQYQIRYVPTLFLIDKDGKPRAHAGFVEEEVLRQAIDKLLL